The Actinocorallia herbida DNA window TCGTTCGTCCTGGGTAGCGACGGCGGCGTCGAGCTCGACAGCCGCGTCCCGGTCGCCGGGGCCGCCGAGATCGACAAGGTCAGGGTCGGCGCGGTCGCCACCATGGGCATCGGCGACATCGACGCCGTCGTGTCCAAGACGACGGCGAAGCGGCTCGGCATGGTCGAGGACAACGTTCTCATCGTCGCCGGGGCCGACAAGGACCGGGAGAAGCTCGCCAAGGCGGTCCGCCGCCTCGTCGGCGCCAAGACCGGGACGGTCCGGACGATCAACCCGTCCTTCGACTTCAAGGGCGAGGCGTCCGGCGGCGGCTACCTCTCGGCCAGGGAGATCAAGACCGCGATCGACGCCGGGATGACCAAGCTCGGCGTGCCGTACGTGTGGGGCGGGGAGTCCGACGCGGAGGGCGGCTACGACTGCTCGGGCCTCCTCCAGTGGGCGTTCGCGCAGGCGGGCATCCGGTTGCCGCGGGTGGCCGCCGACCAGGCGCGCACCGGCCCCGTCGTGCCGTTCGACCAGGCCCGCGTCGGCGACCTGCTCATCTGGGCCAACGATCCGACCGCGCCGGGCCGCATCTCGCACATCGCCCTCTACCTCGGCGGCGACAAGATGCTCGTCGCCCCGCGCACCGGCGACGTCATCAAGATCCAGACCGTCTACTTCAACGGGTTCCGCGGCGCCGTCCGGATCAACCGCCAGGCGGCGGCTAAGGCCGCGGGCTGAGCGGCATCCCGGCCTGGAGGAAGTCGAACATCCGGCGGACCTGCGCCGCGATGTCCCGGGTCCCGCCGTCGCGCAGCCATTCGGCGAGGACGCCCTGCACGGCGCCCAGGAGGGCGCCGGTGAACACCTCGATCTCGAAGTCGTCGGTGTCGCGCCCGAGCCGTTCGGCGAGCACCTCGCGGATGATCCCGGCGGTGCCGGCCGGGCCGGCGTCCCATGACCTCGCCCGCAGCGCCGGGACGGAGTGGGTGAGCTTGAGCCTGGCCAGCATCCGCTCCTTGTCGTTCTCGTCCATCCCGCTCAGGAAGTCGTCGAAGACGGTCCGCAGCCCCGCCACGGGGTCGGTGTCCGTGGGCAGGGCGCGGAACGCGTCGGCGATCAGGGGGTCGTACTCGTCGGAGAGAACCGCGTCCTCTTTGGTGGGGAAGTAGCGGAAGAAGGTGCTGGGGGAGACCTCCGCCGCCTCCGCGATCTGCTCCACCGTCGTCGCGTCGTAGCCCTGCTCGGTGAACAGCCGCAGCGCGTGCTCCTGGATCGCGATCCGGGTCTTGAGCTTCTTGCGTTCGCGCAGCGGCAGCCGGTCAAGCGAGAAGGACTGTTCCATGGTCCGATTCTCCCGCAGAAGTGCCGCGGGCGACGGCGGCGGTCGCGGCGAGCGCGGAGACGGCGACCGCGCAGCACGTCCACAGGACGGCGTCCATGCCGTCCAGGAAGCCCGCGGGATCCGCGGCGACGGCCGAGGGGTCGACGCCGCCGGACGCGGCGGCCAGGACGCTGCCGAGGATCGCCGCGCCGAACGCCCCGCCGACCATCCGGACGGTCATCAGCAGCCCGGAGCCCGCACCCGCCCGGTCGACGTCGAGCGCGGACAGCGCGAGGCTCATCGCGGTGGGCAGGACGAGCCCGCTGCCGAGGCCGAAGAGGGTGAGCCAGGCGGCGGTGAGGCCGTAGCCCGAGTCCGAGAGCGTGCCCGCGGCCATGGCGAGGGCGATGATCGCGAGCCCGGAGGTCAGCGCGGCGCGCTCTCCGGCCTTCTCTGCGACCTTGGTGCCCAGCCGCGCCGCCACGACGAGCCCGCCGATCATCGGGAGCAGCCGCAGCCCGCTGCCGAGGGTGCCTGCGCCGAGGACGCCCTGGAAGTACTGCGGGACGACGAAGAGCACGCCGAACAGGACGAAGGTGAGCGCGGTCGCGGCGATCGTCCCGGCGGCGAAGGCCCGGTCGCGGAACAGCGTCAGGTCCACCAGGGGGTCGGCCGACCGGCGGGTGCGGGTCCAGAACAGCGCGAGCGCGGCGGCCCCTGCCAGGACGGGGCCCCAGAACTGCGGTGCCGCCCAGCCGTGGACGGGCTGCTCGATGAACCCGTAGATGAGCGCGGCGAGGCCACCGGTGGACAGCAGGACGCCCGCCGCGTCGAGCCGGGGCGCGTCGGTCGAGCGGGACTCGGGGACGAGGGCGAGGACGGCGACGAGGGCGAGCAGCGCGATCGGGATGTTGATCACGAAGACCGACCCCCACCAGAACCGGTCGAGCAGCCAGCCGCCGACGAGGGGGCCCAGGGGGAGGCCGAGGAAGGACGCGGCGGCGTAGGCGGCCTGCGCCTTGGCCCGTTCAGCGGCGGGGAACACCACGAGCAGGACGGTCAGCGACATCGGGATGATCACCGCGGAGCCGACGCCCATGAGCGTCCGCGCGGCGATGAGCGTGCCGGTGGCCGAGGAGAGCGCCGCCATCAGCGAGCCGCCGAGGAACACGGCGAGCCCGGCGGCCAGCATCTTCTTGCGGCCGTAGCGGTCGCTGGCGAGCCCCGCCGGGATGAGGAGGGTCGCCGAGACCAGCGTGTAGGAGTCGATGATCCATTGCAGGCCCCCGGTGCCCGCGCCGAGGTCGCGGGCGAGGACGGGCAGGGCGATGTTCAGGGCGGTGAGGTCGAGGGCGACGACGATCTGGGCGAGGACGAGGGCGCCGAGCACCCACCACCTGCGCCGTTCACCGAGGAGGTTCATGGAAGTCTCTCCAATCAGGAAGTAGCTACTATTTGACAGTCGATTGATTTTGACAGTAGCTCTCAAATTTTGCCGGTGGCAACCCCGGAGAGTCGGCCGGTGGGTGTGGGTTCGCCCACAGTCGTGGGTAACCGAACGTCATGGGATCATTGCGCTGCGTGGATGGAACGTCGCTCACAGTCCGCCCGGTGGCGGCGTGCGACAGACGCGGGCACCCGTTCGAGATCCGCCTCGAACTGCACAGGGACGGCAGCCCCTTCGCGGCCGTCGGGCCCGGCTGCGCCTACTTCCTCGACCGGGCCGCGGAACGGCTCGCCAGGGCCAGGGCCGAGGGCGACGGACCCGATCCGGAGGGTCTGCTGCCCGCAGGAGAGCTGTTCGCGTTCCGCCGGGACCAGCGGAGCCGCGGCGCGGGCGAATTCCTGTGCGTGGTCCGCGACGCGCCCGAATGGGTGCCGGAAGGCGACCCCTCCGGCAGGGGAGACTGGCGCGTGGTCCGCCGGGCCGTCGTGGAGGCGTGGGACGGGGGAGGTCGCGGGGTCAGAGCGGTGCTGACCTCCGCGGAGATCACCGACTTCGTGCGGACGGTCCTCGCCGAGGCCGGACGCACCGGGCTCGAACCAATGACATCCCGGGTGGATCGTAGGAACTTGGAGACATCCCGTAATTAACGGCGATAATGAGTTATCGGCCCGTGACGGGTCGAGTGAGGGGGAAGTCCGCGCGATGGCAGTCCGACGGAACATGAAGGCGCGGATCAAGAGCAGCCGCTTCTACTGGGCCGTCCGCGACCTCGCCTACCGGATGTACGAGGGGCGCGTGGAGAAGCACCTGCCCCGCGACGAGGTGCCCCGGCACATCGGGGTGATCCTCGACGGAAACCGGCGGTGGGCGCGCGAGATGGGCCTCGCGGACGTGAACTCCGGGCACCGGGTCGGTGCCGACAAGATCTCCGAGCTGCTGCGGTGGTCCACCGAGGCGGGTGTGGAGGTCGTCACTCTCTGGCTGCTGTCCACCGACAACCTGTCGCGGCCCGCCCGGGAACTCGACCCGCTGCTGCGGATCATCGAGGAGACCGTCGAGGGGCTCGTGGCGGCCGGATGGCACGTCCAGGCCGTCGGCGCCCTCGACCTGCTGCCCGATAACACCGCTCGTGTCCTTAAAAATGCAGGGGAATCCACATCCAACAGGGACGGACTGATTGTGAACGTCGCCGTTGGGTATGGAGGTAGACGTGAGATCGCTGATGCGGTCCGCTCCCTGCTTCTGGAGGGGGCGGCTCAAGGCACCAGCATCGAGGAGCTGGCGGAGCGCCTCGATGTTGAGCACATCGCCGAGCATCTCTACACGCGCGGCCAGCCCGATCCCGATCTCGTCATCAGGACCTCGGGGGAGCAGCGGCTTTCCGGCTTCATGCTCTGGCAGAGCGCCCATTCGGAGTTCCACTTCTGCGAGGTCCACTGGCCGGACTTCCGCAAGGTCGACTTCCTCCGGGCGCTGCGTTCCTACGCCGCGCGGCACCGTCGCTTCGGCGCCTGACAGCTTCGCGCGCAGGGTCGGGCCGAACAGGTTCGAACTGCGTGTTCACATCCCCGTCATGCTCCTGTCATGGCGGGGATGTTCGCTTTCAGGAGCCGAGGTAGCAAACCCCCAGGTAAGGGCGCTTCCCCAGCGTCCGAAGGAGAGCGAGTGGGCACACCCTCCACGCGTTCCGCATCCGTGCGGCGCACCTACGTCCTCGACACGAGCGTCCTCATCTCCGACCCGGCCGCGATAACGCGGTTCGCCGAGCATGAGGTCGTCATCCCGATCGTCGTGATCACCGAGCTGGAGGCCAAGCGGGACCACCCGGAACTGGGGTACTTCGCCCGTCAGGCACTCCGTTCGCTGGACGATCTCCGGGTCGAACACGGCCGGCTGGATGACGAGCTGCCGCTGGGCGACTTCGGCGGCACACTGCGCGTGGAGCTCAACCACTCCGATCCCAGCGTCCTTCCGGACGGGTTCCGCCTGGGCGACAACGACACGCGCATCCTCTCGGTGGCCCGCTGGCTGTCCAAGGAGGGCAAGAACGTCGTCCTGGTCTCCAAGGACCTGCCGCTGCGCGTCAAGGCGTCGGCCGTCGGCCTCACGGCCGAGGAGTACCGGGCCGAGATGGTCGTGGAGACCGGCTGGACCGGGATGCGCGAGCTCGAGGTGGCCGCGGAGCAGGTCGACGAGCTCTTCGACACCCAGCGCCTCGAGCTCGAGGCGGCCCGGGAACTGCCCGTCCACACCGGTCTGCGGCTGCTGTCGGCGCGCGGCTCGGCGCTCGGCCGGGTGCTGCCCGACAAGTCCGTCAGGCTGGTGCGCGGCGAGCGCGAGGCGTTCGGCCTGCGCGGCCGCTCGGCCGAGCAGCGGGTCGCGCTCGACCTCCTGCTGGACGACGAGGTCGGCATCGTCTCGCTCGGCGGCAGGGCGGGCACCGGCAAGTCCGCGCTCGCCCTCTGCGCGGGCCTGGAGGCCGTCCTGGAGCGCCGCCAGCACCGCAAGGTGGTGGTCTTCCGTCCGCTGTACGCGGTCGGCGGACAGGAACTCGGCTACCTGCCCGGCTCGGAGAACGACAAGATGTCGCCGTGGGCGCAGGCCGTCTACGACACGCTGTCGGCCGTGACGACCCCCGAGGTGATCGAGGAGGTCCAGGACCGGGGCATGCTCGAGGTCCTGCCCCTCACCCACATCCGGGGCCGGTCGCTGCACGACTCGTTCGTGATCGTCGACGAGGCGCAGTCGCTGGAGCGGGGCGTCCTGCTCACGGTGCTGTCCCGGATCGGGCAGAACTCGCGGGTCGTGCTCACCCACGACGTTGCGCAGCGCGACAACCTGCGGGTCGGCCGGCACGACGGCGTCGCGGCGGTGGTGGAACGGTTGAAGGGCCACCCGCTGTTCGCGCACGTCACGCTGAGCAGGTCCGAGCGGTCGCCGATCGCGGCGCTGGTGACCGATCTGCTCAACGACATGGGGGCGTAACGCAAGTTTCCCGATCACCGACCGCCCGTGCCATGGCACGGGCGGTCACATTTTTGGGTGCTCAGGGTCACATCGACCTCTCTGTCCTGTGTTATGTGACGACAATCACACAACTTCCGCCCGAAACCCGGAATCCCAGCTCCACCGGTGTTTGCGGGGTTTTTCCGGCATGCTGACAGCTGTGCGGACACGTCCGAACACGCCGTTCCGCTTGCGGAGCACCCCCGCTCCTGCGGCAGGGTGTGTCCCTGGAGCGCTTGGGCTCCGGATGACCGCCACTTGACCGCACGCTGGGGAAGGGAGCCCGACGATGACGACGCAGGCGCCGCCTCCGACGGCCTGGGACCCGGCCGGTCCCGAGACCCCGCACCCCGACGTGAAGGTGGCCGGCACGCCGCTGACCGACCCTGAGGGAGAACCCCTCGATCTGGTCATCCGCGACCGCAAGGGTGGCAAGAACAAGCTCCTGATCGCGGGCGGCGTCGTCGCCGCCCTCGTCGCGGCCGTGGTGGCCGCGGCGGTCATCGTGGGTCTTGACGACGCCGACGGCACCACCGCGGTGGCCACGCTGGCGCCGAAGGACGAGGTGGCCCCCGAGTCGACGCCGCTGTCGGCCGAGGAACAGAAGAAAGCGCTCAAGGACCGCGCGATCGCCGCCGCGGCCGAGGACACCGTTCCGTCGCTGAAGACCAAGACGGTGCCGACGCCCGAGCCGACCGACCCCGCAGAGGCCACCGCAGGGGCTGGACCCGCGGTGTCGCCGGGTACGGCACAGGCGATCGCCAAGGGCATGCTCAAGGGCTACGGCTGGGACCCCAAGACCCAGTTCGGGTGCCTGTACAACCTGTGGAACAAGGAAAGCGGCTGGCGTACCACCGCCGGTAGCGTCAACGGCCCGTACGGCATTCCGCAGGCCAACCCCGGCACCAAGATGGCTTCGGCCGGCCCGAAGTGGCAGACCGACGCGGCGACCCAGATCAAGTGGGGCTTCGGCTACATCAAGGGGCGCTACAGCACCCCGTGCGGCGCATGGTCGCACTTCCTCGCCAACCACTGGTACTAGGCGCGCACGTCCCGGGCCCGACCCCGGGGCCGTACTTCACAACCCCATAAGCGGCGGGCCCCCATGAGGCACGAGCGCCTCTCCCGTCGCGCCCACCCCGGATGAGCGGACCTCTCGGTCCGCGCCCGCGCGCTGCCGCGCGCACTCTTCCCGGAACCCGGTTCGTCATGCCCCGTGCGTGACGGTTCTGCCTGGGGTGGCCTCTGCCTGCGATGCGATCGGCGTCCGGCTGACGAAAGGAAACCCCTATGTCCGGGCACACCTCCCCCCAGGCCCCCCAGAACGGACGTACCGTTCACCGGGGTATCGTCCGCAAGATCGCGGTCGTTACGGCCTCCGGGCTGGTTTTCGGACTCGGCTCGGCGCTCCCCGCGCACGCGGCCTCCGCGCAGAAGGTCGTCACCTCCCGCCAGACGGACACCGTCGCCGTCGCGAAGGCGCCGACGGCCGACAGGAAGCTCACCCGCAAGCAGCGCAACCAGGCCATCGCGAAGCAGCAGGTGGCCAAGCGCGGCTGGTCCAGGACCCAGTTCCGCTGCCTCGTCAAGCTGTGGGACAAGGAGAGCAACTGGAACCACCGCGCCTATAACCCGTCGTCGGGCGCGGGCGGCATCCCGCAGGCGCTGCCCGCGTCGAAGATGGCCACCTCGGGCAAGGACTGGCGCAGCAACCCCGCGACCCAGATCAAGTGGGGCCTCAAATACATCAAGTCCCGTTACGGGACTCCCTGCTCAGCCTGGTCCCACTCGGGCGCGACCGGCTGGTACTGAGTTCCCTGCCGCGGCTCCGCCGCGGCGGTGATCGGGCTCTGCTTGTTCGCCCGCGGCTCCGCTGCGGGCGGTGATCGGGCGCTTTGGATCCCTGCGCCTGCCCCCTCCGGTCTGCTCGCCTAGCGGTTCACGGACCTCCGGGGCGGGCGCAGGGGTTCTCGATCACACAGGTGTGATGCCGCGTCCTGGGCCGGCTGGAACGGCTCGGGGGTGTTCGTGGCTCCGGGCTGTAAGGCCCGGGGCGTTCGTGGTTCTGAGCCGTGCCTGCCCGTGCCTGGTGGGTGGGCTGGAAAAGGCTGTGAGGGCGTTCCTGGCGCTGGGGCGGGCCCGAATGGCCGGGCTGAAGTGCGGCGGTCGGGTGCCTGTTCTGGGCGGGACTGGAGAGCCCGCGGGTGTCTTTTGTCCTGGGTTGTGCCGGTGGCCAGCTGGAATCCGGGTGGGGTTTCTTGTTCGGGTCGTCGTGGGTCGGGGTGGTCGGGGCGGAGATGAGTGGTGGGGGTTCTGGGCAGTGGTCGATTTGGTGGGTTTAGTGCCGAAAGTGGTGTGAGGGCGGGGTCGGGTGGAGGGTCCGAAAAGATCTCTGCCGGGGTCAATGGCGCGGTCCGGGTGGGTCATGGGCGCGGGGCGCGGGTCATGACACGCCGATGATCATCCATGGATCGGTTCCGATGGGCCGTCACCATGATCAGCAGGGCGCCTGGGCGGTGATGGACATCAACGTGTCACCTCACACGGTGAGCGGAGTACGGGGAATCCCCGTGCTCCGCCAGCGCCCCGGAGGCCCGCAGGGTCTCATGCAGCGACGTCCGGCAGGCCCGTGTTTCGGGCGCGTCGCACGGGGTGGGAACCATTCGCGGGCCGGCCGGTGCCGCGACCGAAAAAGGAACCGTCCGTGAACGAACGCCCGCACATGTCCCAGGGTCCCGCCCGCGCTCGCATCAGGCGCGTGACCATCACACTTGCCGCGTCCGCGGCGCTGCTGGTGCCCGCGCTGCCCGCCGTCGCGGCGGAGTCCCCGCCGAGCCAGGTCGGCTACGAGCGTCCCGAGCCACGCCCCGCCGAAGTGCGGGACGAGGGTCGCGACCACGAGGAAGGCCGCGACCACGAGGGCCGCGACCACAACGACCACGAGGGTCGCGACCACGAGGGCCGCGACCACAACGACCACGAGGGTCGCGACGGCGAGGGCCGCGACCACAACGACGAGGGCCGCGACCATGAGGGCCGCGACCACGAAGGAGGCGAAGAGGGTCGGCACGACGAGGGGCGTCACGACGAGGGGCGCGACAACGAGGGGCGTGACCACGAAGGCCGTCACGACGAGGGCCGTGACCACGACGGCGGCGACGAGGGTCGCCACGACGAGGGGCGCGACCACGAAGGCCGTGACCACGAGGGCCGTGACCACGACGGCTACGTCCGCAGCTACGACCGCGACGAAGCGGGCCGTGACCACGACGGCGACGACGAGGGGCGTCACGAAGAGGGGCGCGACCACGAAGGTGACAACGAGGGGCGTGACCACGAAGGCCGTCACGACGAGGGCCGTGACCACGACGGCGATAACGAAGGTCGTGACCACGAAGGCCGTCACGACGAGGGCCGTGACCATGATGGCCGCGACGACGAGGGTCGCGAGCACGAAGGTCGCGACCATGAGGGCCGTGACCACGACGGCGGCGACGAGGGTCGCCACGACGAGGGCCGCGACCACGAGGGCCGGGACGGCAATGGGCGCGACGGTCGCGACGGGGACCGGGACGGTCATGGCCGGCACAACGGCCACGAGAAGAAGGGCCGAAGCCACGGAAAGCACGGCCGAGGTCACGAGAACAGGCAGCTCGGCTGGCACACGGCCGACGGGTACGGCTGGGACGGCGACCACGAAGGGCCGTGCCTGCGCAGCCCCTGGTCACATGGGATGAAGCACATCAAGTCACACCACGGCAGCTCCTGCGCCGCCTGGCCCGGCTTCGGAACCCACAACTGGCATTAGCTCTGCTCGCTCGTCCGGACGGAAGAAGGCCCAGGGTGTTCCTCGCCCTGGGCCTTTCCCGTGCACGTCGGGATCAGGGTCTGCGGCCGGTCATGCGGAGGACGTCGAGGGCCTCGTCGAGGTCGTCGAGGGTGAGCTTTCCGGCTTCGACGTAGCCGCGCTCCAGGACCACCTGACGGATGGTCTTGCGTTCGGCGAGCGCCTGTTTGGCGACCTTCGCGGCTTCCTCGTAGCCGATGTGGCGGTTGAGGGGGGTGACGATCGAGGGGGAGCCTTCGGCGTACTCGGCGAGGCGGTCGACGTTCGGCTCGATGCCGGTGACGCAGCGGTCGGCGAAGAGGCGGACCACGTTGGCGAGGAGGGAGACCGACTCGAGGAGGTTGCGGGCGAGCATCGGGAGCTGCACGTTCAGCTCGAAGGTGCCCGCGGCGCCGCCGAAGGCGATCGCCGCGTCGTTCCCGATGACCTGGGCCGCGACCATCGCGACCGCCTCGGGCAGGACGGGGTTCACCTTGCCCGGCATGATCGACGACCCGGGCTGGAGGTCCGGCAGCCGGATCTCGGCGAGTCCGGCGCGCGGTCCCGAACCCATCCAGCGCAGATCGTTGGCGATCTTGGTGAGGCTCACCGCGACGGTCCGGAGCGCCCCGCTCGTCTCGACGACCGCGTCCTGGGCGCTCTGTGCCTCGAAGTGGTCACGCGCCTCCCGGATCGGCAGTCCCGTCCGGTCGGCGAGCAGCGCGATCACCTTGGGCGCGAAGCCTTCCGGCGTGTTGATCCCGGTGCCGACCGCGGTCCCGCCGAGCGCGAGCTCGCCGAGCCGGGGCAGCGCCGACTCCAGCCGTTCTATGCCGTACCGGACCTGAGCGGCATATCCCCCGAACTCCTGGCCAAGGGTGACGGGCGTGGCGTCCATCAGATGGGTCCGCCCGGACTTGACGAGGTCCGCGAACTCCGCGGCCTTCGCCTCCAGCACGTCCGCGAGATGCCCCAGCGCGGGCACCAGAGCCGTCACGACGGCCTCGGTGGCCGCCAGGTGGAGGGAGGAGGGGAAGACGTCGTTGGACGACTGGGAGGCGTTCACATGGTCGTTGGGGTGGACGGGACGCCCCAGCCGTTCCTCGGCGAGGGTCGCGATCACCTCATTGGCGTTCATGTTCGAGGAGGTGCCCGAGCCCGTCTGGAAGACGTCCACGGGGAACTCGCCGTCCCAGCGGCCTTCGGCGACCTCGTCGGCCGCCGCCGCGATCGCCGCGGCGACGTCCTCGGGCAGCACCCCCAGCTCCGCGTTGACCCGCGCCGCCGCCGACTTGATCAGCGCCAGCGCCCGGATGTGCGGCCCCGACAGGGGCCTCCCGGAAATAGGGAAGTTCTCCACCGCGCGCTGGGTCTGCGCCCGCCACTTGGCGTCCGCGGGAACCCTGACCTCGCCCATCGAATCATGCTCAACCCGAAAGTCGCCCATGCAAGATCAGACACCCCCGGAGCCCGCATTATTCCGATGCGATCGCCGCGCCTCCGGCACCGCGGTGATCGGGCGCGCGGGATCCCGGCACCCGATCACTCCGGGTGATTCCTCGTCCGGATCGAGGCGCCCTACTCGCGATCGATGTCGACGTAGGTCTGTTCGCCCGCGACGGAGGGCTTGACCTCGCCGTTGACGGTCACCTTGCAGATCTTGCCGTCGCTGACGGTCACGTCCATGGGGACCTTGTTGGCGCGGAAGAGCGTCCCGTCGGGGATCGTGGTGTTCTGCACGTCGGAGGCCGCCGCGCCGCCCGCGCCGCCCGCCAGGATCGTCAGCCCGCAGTCGCCGCCCTTGGCCTCGACGACGAGGACGTCGGGGGTGGCGCTGACGTTGGTGCCGACCTCGCCCTTCGGTTCGGTGCCCGGGGTCGCGGTGGGGTCGCCGCCGGACAGGCCGATGATCGCGGCGATGACCGCGCCGACGCCCAGCAGGCCGAGCCCGGCGAACAGGTACGGCCGGGTGGTGTTGGGCCGGTTCTGCTTGGCCCGGTGCGCGCCGCTCCGTCGGCTCGGCATCCCGGCGGACGACAGGGCGTTCACCATGCTCTCCCCTGGGGACTGGCCGGCGCTGCGCTTGGGCGTCGCGGCGCGGTCGAGCCGCTCGGCGAGGCGCGCGTGCGTGAGCCTGCGCCGGGGGTTGCGCTGGAGCAGCCCGTTGATGATCGGACCCAGCTCGCCCGAGCGGTGCGTCGGGTTCGGGTCCTCGGTGAGGACCGCCGACAGCGTCGCCATGACGCTCTCGTGGTCGAAGGGGGGGCGTCCCTCCACCGCGCAGTACAGGGTCGCGCCGAGGGACCAGAGGTCGGACTCGGGCGTCGCCTTCTCTCCGCGGGCCACCTCCGGCGCGACGTAGGCAGGAGAGCCCACGAACGTGCCGACCTTGGTGATGGTCGAGGAGCCGTTGGTGATGGCGAGGCCGAAGTCGGTGAGCACGACCCGGCCCGGCGCGAGCAGCACGTTCGACGGCTTGATGTCGCGGTGCAGCACCCCGGAGGCGTGCGCCTCGGCGAGCGCGGCGACGAGCTGGCGGCCGATCGCCGCGGTCTCGTCGGGCCGCAGCGGGCCGTGCTCCTTGATGTGCTGCTCGAGGGTGGGCGCCTCGATGAGCTCCATGACGATCCAGGGCCGCGCGTGCTCCTGCACGACGTCGTACACCTCGATGATCGACTTGTGCCGGACGCGCGCGGGCGCCCTGGCCTCGCGCAGCGTCCGGCGGTAGAACACGACGCGGTCGGCCTCGTCCAGCTCGGAGGGGAACCGGATCTCCTTGATGGCCACATCGCGTTCGAGGAGCTCGTCGTGGGCTCGCCACACCGTGCCCATCGCCCCGTGTCCGAGAGCCTGGAGCAGGCGGTAGCGCTTCGCCAATACGAAGTCCACCGTCTCAGTCATGCCGGACAACATACAGGAGCGTCCGCCTTGTCAGACACCGTATGCAATGACCGCAGGATTCGGTTTGAGACGGCGCTCGGACCCGGTCTGACGGCCGGGCGCCCCCGGTGCCGCCCTGGAGGCCCGAAGCGCCGGAGGGACGGCGCCGGGAGCGAAAGGCGCCCGGCCGCCAGACCGAAAAGGCACGGTCAGCGGCGCCCGATGGAGAGCACGGGCCCGGTGGTGTCGGCGAAGAAGTCCTCGCCCTTGTCGTCCACGACGATGAAGGCGGGGAAGTCCTCGACCTCGATCTTCCAGACCGCCTCCATGCCGAGTTCCGGGTACTCCAGCACCTCGACCTTGCGGATGCAGTCCTGCGCCAGACGCGCGGCGGGGCCGCCGATCGAGCCCAGGTAGAAGCCGCCGTGGGCCTTGCACGCGTTGGTGACGGCCTGGGAGCGGTTGCCCTTGGCGAGCATCACCAGAGAGCCG harbors:
- a CDS encoding C40 family peptidase, yielding MRKPGPRAVPMAIGVAIATTLAANTAMLVERSLRPAETPSVTTAAPGQLVAAADGTGTDSVAPLAKRVEPQIMVIAKGRAALPGDLAAKVAKLKGVTGVAAADGARAKLAGKEVGIFGVDPSGFRNFTPAPTAEHDGLWRNIAAGDVAVSFVLGSDGGVELDSRVPVAGAAEIDKVRVGAVATMGIGDIDAVVSKTTAKRLGMVEDNVLIVAGADKDREKLAKAVRRLVGAKTGTVRTINPSFDFKGEASGGGYLSAREIKTAIDAGMTKLGVPYVWGGESDAEGGYDCSGLLQWAFAQAGIRLPRVAADQARTGPVVPFDQARVGDLLIWANDPTAPGRISHIALYLGGDKMLVAPRTGDVIKIQTVYFNGFRGAVRINRQAAAKAAG
- a CDS encoding TetR family transcriptional regulator translates to MEQSFSLDRLPLRERKKLKTRIAIQEHALRLFTEQGYDATTVEQIAEAAEVSPSTFFRYFPTKEDAVLSDEYDPLIADAFRALPTDTDPVAGLRTVFDDFLSGMDENDKERMLARLKLTHSVPALRARSWDAGPAGTAGIIREVLAERLGRDTDDFEIEVFTGALLGAVQGVLAEWLRDGGTRDIAAQVRRMFDFLQAGMPLSPRP
- a CDS encoding MFS transporter, with protein sequence MNLLGERRRWWVLGALVLAQIVVALDLTALNIALPVLARDLGAGTGGLQWIIDSYTLVSATLLIPAGLASDRYGRKKMLAAGLAVFLGGSLMAALSSATGTLIAARTLMGVGSAVIIPMSLTVLLVVFPAAERAKAQAAYAAASFLGLPLGPLVGGWLLDRFWWGSVFVINIPIALLALVAVLALVPESRSTDAPRLDAAGVLLSTGGLAALIYGFIEQPVHGWAAPQFWGPVLAGAAALALFWTRTRRSADPLVDLTLFRDRAFAAGTIAATALTFVLFGVLFVVPQYFQGVLGAGTLGSGLRLLPMIGGLVVAARLGTKVAEKAGERAALTSGLAIIALAMAAGTLSDSGYGLTAAWLTLFGLGSGLVLPTAMSLALSALDVDRAGAGSGLLMTVRMVGGAFGAAILGSVLAAASGGVDPSAVAADPAGFLDGMDAVLWTCCAVAVSALAATAAVARGTSAGESDHGTVLLA
- a CDS encoding isoprenyl transferase codes for the protein MAVRRNMKARIKSSRFYWAVRDLAYRMYEGRVEKHLPRDEVPRHIGVILDGNRRWAREMGLADVNSGHRVGADKISELLRWSTEAGVEVVTLWLLSTDNLSRPARELDPLLRIIEETVEGLVAAGWHVQAVGALDLLPDNTARVLKNAGESTSNRDGLIVNVAVGYGGRREIADAVRSLLLEGAAQGTSIEELAERLDVEHIAEHLYTRGQPDPDLVIRTSGEQRLSGFMLWQSAHSEFHFCEVHWPDFRKVDFLRALRSYAARHRRFGA
- a CDS encoding PhoH family protein encodes the protein MGTPSTRSASVRRTYVLDTSVLISDPAAITRFAEHEVVIPIVVITELEAKRDHPELGYFARQALRSLDDLRVEHGRLDDELPLGDFGGTLRVELNHSDPSVLPDGFRLGDNDTRILSVARWLSKEGKNVVLVSKDLPLRVKASAVGLTAEEYRAEMVVETGWTGMRELEVAAEQVDELFDTQRLELEAARELPVHTGLRLLSARGSALGRVLPDKSVRLVRGEREAFGLRGRSAEQRVALDLLLDDEVGIVSLGGRAGTGKSALALCAGLEAVLERRQHRKVVVFRPLYAVGGQELGYLPGSENDKMSPWAQAVYDTLSAVTTPEVIEEVQDRGMLEVLPLTHIRGRSLHDSFVIVDEAQSLERGVLLTVLSRIGQNSRVVLTHDVAQRDNLRVGRHDGVAAVVERLKGHPLFAHVTLSRSERSPIAALVTDLLNDMGA
- a CDS encoding lytic transglycosylase domain-containing protein, with protein sequence MTTQAPPPTAWDPAGPETPHPDVKVAGTPLTDPEGEPLDLVIRDRKGGKNKLLIAGGVVAALVAAVVAAAVIVGLDDADGTTAVATLAPKDEVAPESTPLSAEEQKKALKDRAIAAAAEDTVPSLKTKTVPTPEPTDPAEATAGAGPAVSPGTAQAIAKGMLKGYGWDPKTQFGCLYNLWNKESGWRTTAGSVNGPYGIPQANPGTKMASAGPKWQTDAATQIKWGFGYIKGRYSTPCGAWSHFLANHWY
- a CDS encoding transglycosylase SLT domain-containing protein, whose product is MSGHTSPQAPQNGRTVHRGIVRKIAVVTASGLVFGLGSALPAHAASAQKVVTSRQTDTVAVAKAPTADRKLTRKQRNQAIAKQQVAKRGWSRTQFRCLVKLWDKESNWNHRAYNPSSGAGGIPQALPASKMATSGKDWRSNPATQIKWGLKYIKSRYGTPCSAWSHSGATGWY
- a CDS encoding class II fumarate hydratase: MGDFRVEHDSMGEVRVPADAKWRAQTQRAVENFPISGRPLSGPHIRALALIKSAAARVNAELGVLPEDVAAAIAAAADEVAEGRWDGEFPVDVFQTGSGTSSNMNANEVIATLAEERLGRPVHPNDHVNASQSSNDVFPSSLHLAATEAVVTALVPALGHLADVLEAKAAEFADLVKSGRTHLMDATPVTLGQEFGGYAAQVRYGIERLESALPRLGELALGGTAVGTGINTPEGFAPKVIALLADRTGLPIREARDHFEAQSAQDAVVETSGALRTVAVSLTKIANDLRWMGSGPRAGLAEIRLPDLQPGSSIMPGKVNPVLPEAVAMVAAQVIGNDAAIAFGGAAGTFELNVQLPMLARNLLESVSLLANVVRLFADRCVTGIEPNVDRLAEYAEGSPSIVTPLNRHIGYEEAAKVAKQALAERKTIRQVVLERGYVEAGKLTLDDLDEALDVLRMTGRRP